A single Streptomyces sp. Edi2 DNA region contains:
- a CDS encoding nucleotide pyrophosphatase/phosphodiesterase family protein, whose protein sequence is MVHIAPAWPEPEPLDPLGAPVPRYGTGSLADLLPTIATGLGMTGFATSMELAPADRACVFLIDGLGWELLRAHPEEAPFLTSLLGTSFNDSGRPLTAGFPSTTATSLASVGTGLPPGAHGLPGYTCEDPATGALMNQLRWYPWTDPYVWQPYPTVFQRADAAGIHTCQVSAPSFQHTPLTQVALSGGTFHGRLSGEERMDLAAEQLAAGDRSLVYTYYSEVDGKGHRYGVDSDAWRGQLMYVDRLAQRLAEQLPPRSALYITADHGMIDIPFDPESRIDFDEDWELRAGVRLLGGEGRARHVYAHPGAAADVLAVWREVVGEQMWVASRDEAIAAGWFGPSVDDRVRGRIGDVVAAAHADMVIIATEREPRESEMVGMHGSMTPVEQLVPLLEVRT, encoded by the coding sequence ATGGTCCACATCGCCCCCGCCTGGCCGGAACCCGAACCGCTCGACCCGCTCGGCGCCCCCGTGCCGCGCTACGGCACCGGCTCGCTCGCCGATCTGCTGCCCACCATCGCCACGGGGCTCGGCATGACCGGCTTCGCCACCTCGATGGAGCTGGCGCCCGCCGACCGTGCCTGTGTCTTCCTGATCGACGGCCTCGGCTGGGAGCTGCTGCGGGCTCACCCGGAGGAGGCGCCGTTTCTCACCTCGCTCCTGGGCACGTCGTTCAACGACAGCGGCCGCCCGCTCACCGCGGGCTTCCCGTCCACCACGGCCACCTCGCTCGCCTCGGTCGGCACCGGCCTGCCGCCGGGCGCCCACGGCCTGCCCGGCTACACCTGCGAGGACCCGGCCACCGGCGCCCTGATGAACCAGCTGCGCTGGTACCCGTGGACCGACCCGTACGTCTGGCAGCCGTATCCGACGGTCTTCCAGCGCGCGGACGCCGCCGGAATCCACACCTGCCAGGTCTCCGCGCCGAGCTTCCAGCACACCCCGCTCACCCAGGTCGCGCTGAGCGGCGGCACCTTCCACGGCCGGCTCTCCGGCGAGGAGCGGATGGACCTCGCGGCCGAGCAGCTTGCCGCCGGTGACCGTTCGCTGGTCTACACGTACTACTCCGAGGTGGACGGCAAGGGACACCGCTACGGCGTCGACTCCGACGCCTGGCGCGGCCAGTTGATGTATGTCGACCGCCTCGCCCAGCGCCTGGCGGAACAACTGCCGCCGCGCAGCGCGCTGTACATCACCGCCGACCACGGCATGATCGATATCCCCTTCGATCCCGAGTCCCGGATCGACTTCGACGAGGACTGGGAACTGCGCGCCGGCGTACGCCTGTTGGGGGGCGAGGGCCGGGCCCGCCATGTGTATGCCCACCCGGGCGCGGCCGCCGATGTGCTCGCCGTGTGGCGCGAGGTGGTCGGTGAGCAGATGTGGGTGGCGAGCCGTGACGAGGCCATCGCCGCAGGGTGGTTCGGACCGTCCGTCGACGACCGGGTGCGTGGCAGGATCGGCGATGTCGTCGCGGCCGCGCACGCCGATATGGTGATCATCGCGACCGAACGGGAGCCCCGTGAATCGGAGATGGTCGGGATGCACGGTTCGATGACCCCGGTGGAGCAGCTGGTGCCGCTCCTGGAAGTCCGCACCTGA
- a CDS encoding HPr family phosphocarrier protein, translated as MAERRVNVGWAEGLHARPASIFVRAATASGVPMTIAKADGNPVNAASMLAVLGLGAQGGEEIVLASDAEGAEEALDRLAKLVAEGLEELPETV; from the coding sequence ATGGCAGAGCGCCGCGTCAATGTCGGTTGGGCCGAGGGCCTGCACGCCCGCCCCGCGTCGATCTTCGTCCGTGCGGCCACCGCCTCCGGCGTCCCCATGACGATCGCCAAGGCTGATGGCAACCCCGTCAACGCGGCCTCTATGCTCGCGGTCCTGGGCCTGGGTGCCCAGGGTGGTGAGGAGATCGTGCTGGCCTCCGACGCCGAGGGCGCCGAGGAAGCACTCGACCGTCTGGCCAAGCTCGTCGCCGAAGGCCTCGAGGAGCTTCCCGAGACCGTCTGA
- a CDS encoding GntR family transcriptional regulator, with the protein MRGHISAHAVCTAIRDDIVSGALAPGSRLIEEILAARYGVSRVPVREALRTLQSEGFVTTRHHAGACVAEPTEQDAADLLDVRALLEPLGAARAAVRRSPAHLKVLRGLVRLGRERARHGSPADLRQLDDWFHETLAQAAGSPSLTALLTQLRRKIEWMYAVELPARTSESWEEHGAVLDAVARGDAERARALMAAHVERSLPVYRLRRPAKTGVRDPKPPVNTARARP; encoded by the coding sequence ATGCGAGGCCATATTTCCGCTCATGCGGTGTGCACGGCGATTCGCGATGACATTGTCTCCGGTGCGCTGGCGCCGGGGAGCCGGCTGATCGAAGAGATCCTTGCGGCCCGGTACGGCGTCTCCCGGGTGCCGGTCCGTGAAGCGCTGCGAACCCTGCAGTCCGAAGGGTTTGTCACCACCCGCCACCACGCGGGCGCCTGCGTCGCCGAGCCCACCGAGCAGGATGCCGCCGATCTCCTCGACGTCCGCGCCCTGTTGGAGCCGCTGGGGGCCGCCCGCGCGGCCGTCCGCCGTAGCCCGGCTCACCTCAAGGTGCTCCGCGGCCTGGTACGGCTCGGCCGTGAGCGGGCGCGTCACGGCAGCCCGGCGGATCTGCGCCAACTGGACGACTGGTTCCACGAGACGCTGGCCCAGGCAGCCGGCAGCCCCAGTCTGACGGCGCTGCTGACCCAGCTGCGGCGCAAGATCGAGTGGATGTATGCCGTGGAACTGCCCGCCCGCACGAGTGAGTCGTGGGAGGAACACGGCGCGGTGCTGGACGCGGTGGCCCGGGGGGATGCGGAACGGGCCCGTGCCCTGATGGCGGCTCATGTCGAGCGCTCACTCCCGGTGTACCGGCTCCGGCGCCCTGCCAAGACAGGCGTGAGGGATCCGAAACCGCCCGTCAACACGGCCCGTGCCCGCCCTTAA
- a CDS encoding pitrilysin family protein: MDFHPQPQGGAPRPWAFPAPDRSQLPNGLTLLTSHRPGQQVVAVEINLVAPLEAEPEGLDGVATIMARALSEGTDKHDAEEFAAELERCGATLDAHADHPGVRVSLEVPASRLPRALVLLADALRTPAFPESEVERLVRNRLDEIPHELANPARRAAMALSKELFPATSRMSRPRQGTEETVGRVDAAAVRAFYDAHVRPATATAVIVGDFTGVDLDAVLAETLGAWSGSSAEPLKASPIVGDDTGRVVIVDRPGAVQTQLLIGRIGADRHDRVWPAQVLGTYCLGGTLTSRLDRVLREEKGYTYGVRAFGQVLRSTAPTSPEGATGASLLAISGSVDTASTVPALDDLWNVLRTLAAEGLTDDERDVAVQNLVGVAPLKYETAAAVAGTLADQVEQHLPDDFQAQLYVRLAETGTVEATAAAVNAFPVDRLVTVLVGDAAQIAEPVKALGIGEVTVVGG, encoded by the coding sequence ATGGACTTTCACCCGCAGCCCCAGGGCGGCGCGCCCAGGCCGTGGGCCTTCCCGGCCCCCGACCGCAGCCAACTGCCCAACGGGCTCACCCTCCTGACCAGCCACCGCCCCGGCCAGCAGGTCGTCGCCGTAGAGATCAACCTCGTCGCCCCGCTGGAGGCAGAGCCCGAGGGCCTGGACGGCGTCGCCACGATCATGGCGCGCGCCCTGTCCGAGGGCACCGACAAGCACGACGCGGAGGAGTTCGCCGCCGAGCTGGAGCGCTGCGGCGCCACCCTGGACGCGCACGCCGACCACCCCGGTGTACGGGTCTCCCTCGAGGTGCCGGCGTCCCGGCTGCCGCGTGCACTCGTCCTGCTCGCCGACGCGCTGCGTACGCCCGCCTTCCCGGAGAGCGAGGTCGAGCGGCTGGTGCGCAACCGTCTCGACGAGATCCCGCACGAGCTCGCCAACCCGGCCCGGCGCGCGGCGATGGCGCTGTCCAAGGAACTGTTCCCGGCCACATCCCGTATGTCACGGCCGCGCCAGGGCACCGAGGAGACCGTCGGACGCGTCGATGCCGCGGCCGTCCGCGCCTTCTACGACGCCCATGTACGGCCCGCCACGGCCACCGCCGTCATCGTCGGTGACTTCACCGGGGTCGACCTGGACGCCGTGCTCGCCGAGACGCTCGGTGCGTGGAGCGGCTCGTCGGCCGAGCCGCTGAAGGCCTCGCCGATCGTCGGCGATGACACCGGCCGCGTGGTGATCGTGGACCGCCCCGGCGCCGTCCAGACGCAGCTGCTCATCGGGCGTATCGGCGCCGACCGGCACGACCGGGTGTGGCCCGCGCAGGTCCTCGGCACGTACTGCCTGGGCGGCACCCTCACCTCCCGTCTGGACCGTGTGCTGCGCGAGGAGAAGGGCTACACCTACGGGGTGCGTGCCTTCGGGCAGGTGCTTCGTTCCACCGCTCCCACGTCCCCCGAGGGGGCCACGGGTGCCTCGCTGCTCGCCATCAGCGGGTCGGTGGACACCGCCTCCACCGTCCCGGCGCTCGACGACCTGTGGAACGTGCTGCGCACCCTCGCGGCAGAGGGGCTGACGGACGACGAGCGGGATGTCGCCGTACAGAACCTCGTCGGGGTCGCGCCGCTGAAGTACGAGACCGCGGCAGCCGTTGCCGGCACCCTCGCCGACCAGGTGGAGCAGCACCTGCCGGACGACTTCCAGGCGCAGCTGTACGTCCGCCTCGCGGAGACCGGCACGGTCGAGGCGACCGCGGCGGCCGTGAACGCCTTCCCCGTGGACCGGCTGGTGACGGTCCTGGTGGGCGATGCGGCGCAGATCGCCGAGCCCGTCAAGGCGCTGGGCATCGGTGAGGTGACAGTCGTCGGCGGCTAG
- a CDS encoding M23 family metallopeptidase, protein MAFIRATGKHRRTSRPVRTTRHIAGIATLAAGGVVASVASPALAATDEARTQDTGLQHAVVLGDELANHVAAQADAQQAEAETAAAKAKAEAVAKKQAEEAKRRVEAARKAKERAAREAERKRLNTFVAPVADSYVSTSYKASSGLWSSGSHTGIDFHAASGTSVHAVGTGTVVEAGWGGSYGNNIVIKMNDGTYTQYGHLSSLGVSVGQHVTPGQQIGLSGATGNATGPHLHFEARTGADYGSDIDPVAYLHSHGVNV, encoded by the coding sequence ATGGCGTTCATCCGTGCCACCGGGAAGCACCGTCGTACGAGCCGCCCCGTGCGGACGACCCGCCACATCGCCGGCATAGCCACCCTCGCGGCCGGCGGCGTGGTCGCCTCCGTGGCCTCGCCGGCGCTGGCGGCCACGGACGAGGCCCGCACCCAGGACACCGGTCTGCAGCACGCCGTCGTGCTCGGTGACGAGCTCGCCAACCACGTCGCGGCCCAGGCCGACGCGCAGCAGGCCGAAGCGGAGACCGCGGCGGCGAAGGCGAAGGCCGAGGCCGTGGCCAAGAAGCAGGCCGAGGAGGCCAAGCGGCGCGTCGAGGCCGCCCGCAAGGCCAAGGAGCGCGCCGCCCGCGAGGCGGAGCGCAAGCGCCTCAACACCTTCGTCGCCCCCGTGGCCGACTCCTACGTGTCCACCTCGTACAAGGCCTCCAGCGGCCTGTGGTCCTCGGGCAGCCACACCGGCATCGACTTTCACGCCGCCTCCGGCACCTCCGTCCACGCCGTCGGCACGGGCACCGTCGTCGAGGCCGGCTGGGGCGGCTCGTACGGCAACAACATCGTGATCAAGATGAACGACGGTACGTACACCCAGTACGGTCACCTGTCGTCGCTCGGCGTCTCGGTCGGCCAGCACGTCACCCCGGGCCAGCAGATCGGCCTCTCCGGCGCCACCGGCAACGCCACCGGCCCGCACCTCCACTTCGAGGCCCGTACCGGCGCCGACTACGGCTCGGACATCGACCCGGTCGCGTACCTGCACTCGCACGGCGTCAACGTCTGA
- a CDS encoding GNAT family N-acetyltransferase, with protein MQKPQDHAYPTHWEADVVLRDGGTARIRPITPDDAERLVSFYEQVSDESKYYRFFAPYPRLSDRDVHRFTHHDYIDRVGLAATVGGEFIATVRYDRINEQGLPAKSPEDDQAEVAFLVQDAHQGRGVASALLEHIAAVARERGIRRFAAEVLPANSKMIKVFTDAGYTHERTFEDGVVRLEFDLEPTEQSMAVMRGREQRAEARSVQRLLAPGSVAVIGAGRASGGLGRTALRSLLESGFTGRVHAVNHAFPEDMQRLQPEGVPAVRALREIADPVDLAVIAVPADSVPDVVRDCGEHGVQGVLILSSGYAEAGPDGRERQRALLRQARSYGMRLIGPNAFGLINTATDVRLNASLAPRMPGAGHIGLFTQSGAIGIALLSGLHARGPGDGGIAGISTFVSAGNRADVSGNDLLQYWYDDPDTDVVILYLESIGNPRKFARLARRTAAVKPVVVAKGARHNGTAPPGHAVPTVRVPDSTVAALMRQAGVIRVDTVTELIDAGLLLASQPLPAGPRIAILGNSESLALLAYDACLTEGLRPQGPRVLPSAATPDDFRAALAEALSGDGCDAVVVTAIPWVGEGAAVSPADSEGAVLAAALRTAAEAHPEKPVTVVHLAMDDLAETLAAPAPAPAPAPAQSPEPVAPARDEPVRPAGPIPASAWSVQPPYPPQPPYPPHGPSNRSRPPLPPGPPPTLAARRPDPARDAEAATPPQRRPAPLRIPAYPAAERAVRSLAEAVRYAAWRREAAEPGRVPEYDDIEEAAAGADIERLLDRLTPDAPTGRSVPVPLQDAEALLARYGIHTRPVLPAPDPDTAVRAAAHLGYPVALKTTAPHLRHRADLGGVRLDIAGEYELRRTYAELTDFLGSPEELRPVVQSMVPRGVDTVIRAAIDPAAGAVLSFGLAGAPSQLLGDIAHRLIPATDRDVTEQIRSIRAAPLLFGWRGSQPVDTAALAEVLLRVSRLVDDHPEVVGVDLEPVVVAANGLSVLGATVRLARAPATTDLGPRRLPVY; from the coding sequence ATGCAGAAGCCGCAGGACCACGCGTACCCGACCCACTGGGAAGCCGACGTGGTGCTGCGTGACGGTGGCACGGCGCGGATCCGCCCCATCACCCCCGACGACGCCGAGCGGCTGGTCTCCTTCTACGAACAGGTCTCGGACGAGTCGAAGTACTACCGCTTCTTCGCTCCCTACCCGCGCCTGTCCGACCGCGATGTGCACCGTTTCACCCACCACGACTACATCGACCGGGTAGGGCTCGCCGCCACCGTCGGCGGCGAGTTCATCGCCACCGTCCGCTACGACCGGATCAACGAGCAGGGGCTGCCCGCCAAGAGCCCCGAGGACGACCAGGCCGAGGTCGCCTTCCTCGTCCAGGACGCCCACCAGGGCCGCGGCGTGGCCTCCGCCCTCCTGGAGCACATCGCGGCCGTCGCCCGCGAGCGAGGCATCCGCCGGTTCGCCGCCGAAGTGCTCCCCGCGAACTCCAAGATGATCAAGGTCTTCACGGACGCCGGCTACACCCACGAGCGCACCTTCGAAGACGGTGTGGTCCGCCTGGAGTTCGATCTCGAGCCGACCGAGCAGTCCATGGCCGTGATGCGTGGCCGTGAGCAGCGCGCCGAGGCCCGCTCCGTACAGCGGCTGCTCGCCCCGGGCTCGGTCGCCGTCATCGGAGCCGGCCGCGCCTCCGGCGGCCTCGGGCGTACCGCGCTGCGCAGCCTCCTGGAATCCGGCTTCACGGGGCGGGTACACGCCGTCAACCACGCCTTCCCCGAAGACATGCAGCGCCTGCAGCCCGAAGGGGTGCCGGCCGTCCGCGCGCTGCGGGAGATCGCCGACCCGGTGGACCTCGCCGTCATCGCCGTCCCCGCGGACAGCGTCCCCGACGTGGTCCGCGACTGCGGCGAACACGGGGTCCAGGGCGTGCTGATCCTGTCCTCCGGTTACGCCGAGGCCGGCCCGGACGGCCGGGAACGGCAGCGCGCCCTGCTCCGCCAGGCCCGCTCGTACGGTATGCGGCTCATCGGGCCCAACGCCTTCGGCCTGATCAACACCGCCACCGACGTCCGCCTGAACGCCTCTCTCGCCCCCCGGATGCCCGGCGCCGGCCACATCGGCCTGTTCACCCAGTCCGGTGCCATCGGTATCGCCCTGCTCAGCGGACTGCATGCACGCGGCCCCGGTGACGGCGGGATCGCCGGAATCTCCACCTTCGTCTCGGCCGGCAACCGCGCCGATGTCTCCGGCAACGACCTGCTCCAGTACTGGTACGACGACCCGGACACCGATGTCGTCATCCTCTACCTGGAGTCCATCGGCAACCCGCGCAAATTCGCCCGGCTCGCCCGCCGCACCGCCGCCGTCAAACCGGTGGTGGTCGCCAAGGGGGCCCGGCACAACGGCACGGCCCCGCCCGGCCACGCCGTGCCCACGGTCCGCGTTCCCGACAGCACCGTCGCCGCCCTGATGCGCCAGGCCGGCGTGATCCGCGTCGACACGGTCACGGAGCTGATCGACGCCGGTCTGCTGCTGGCCTCCCAGCCGCTGCCGGCCGGCCCGCGCATCGCCATCCTCGGCAACTCCGAGTCGCTGGCGCTGCTCGCCTACGACGCCTGCCTGACCGAAGGGCTGCGCCCGCAGGGCCCCCGTGTACTGCCCTCCGCGGCGACACCGGACGACTTCCGGGCCGCGCTCGCCGAGGCGCTGTCCGGCGACGGCTGCGATGCCGTGGTCGTCACGGCCATCCCCTGGGTGGGGGAGGGGGCCGCGGTTTCCCCGGCCGACAGCGAGGGCGCCGTACTTGCCGCCGCGCTGCGGACGGCGGCCGAGGCGCATCCGGAGAAGCCGGTGACGGTCGTCCACCTCGCCATGGACGATCTGGCCGAGACACTTGCGGCACCGGCACCGGCACCGGCACCGGCACCGGCGCAGTCGCCCGAGCCCGTGGCGCCCGCCCGGGACGAGCCGGTCCGCCCCGCTGGTCCGATCCCCGCCTCCGCCTGGTCCGTCCAGCCCCCGTATCCCCCGCAGCCCCCGTATCCCCCGCACGGCCCGTCGAACCGCTCACGCCCCCCGCTCCCCCCAGGCCCGCCACCCACCCTCGCCGCTCGCCGACCGGACCCGGCCCGTGACGCCGAGGCCGCCACCCCGCCGCAGCGCCGCCCGGCGCCGCTCCGCATCCCCGCCTACCCGGCCGCCGAGCGCGCCGTGCGCTCCCTGGCCGAGGCCGTCCGCTACGCCGCATGGCGCCGGGAGGCCGCCGAGCCCGGCCGGGTGCCCGAATACGACGACATCGAGGAGGCGGCGGCCGGCGCCGACATCGAGCGCCTGCTCGACCGGCTCACCCCCGACGCCCCCACGGGCCGCTCCGTCCCGGTGCCGCTCCAGGACGCCGAGGCCCTGCTCGCCCGCTACGGCATCCACACCCGGCCCGTCCTGCCGGCCCCCGACCCGGACACCGCCGTCCGCGCCGCCGCCCACCTCGGCTATCCGGTGGCCCTGAAAACCACCGCACCCCACCTGCGTCACCGTGCCGACCTCGGCGGGGTCCGTCTCGATATCGCCGGTGAGTACGAACTCCGCCGTACCTACGCCGAATTGACCGATTTCCTCGGCTCTCCGGAGGAGCTGCGCCCGGTCGTCCAGTCGATGGTGCCGCGCGGCGTCGACACGGTCATCCGTGCCGCCATCGACCCGGCCGCCGGCGCCGTCCTCTCCTTCGGCCTGGCCGGGGCGCCCTCCCAGCTGCTCGGCGACATCGCCCACCGCCTCATCCCCGCCACCGACCGCGACGTCACCGAGCAGATCCGCTCGATCCGCGCCGCCCCTCTGCTGTTCGGCTGGCGCGGCTCCCAGCCCGTGGACACCGCGGCACTGGCCGAGGTGCTGCTGCGCGTCTCCCGGCTCGTCGACGACCACCCCGAGGTCGTCGGCGTCGACCTCGAACCGGTCGTCGTCGCCGCCAACGGCCTCTCCGTATTGGGGGCGACCGTACGTCTGGCCCGGGCCCCCGCCACCACTGACCTCGGCCCCCGCCGGCTGCCCGTCTACTGA
- a CDS encoding VOC family protein has product MTTEAATRRMPGAPCWVSLLAHSLSATQEFYGALFGWEFRPGPQHFGPYARAFLHGREVAGLGELAPDRHLPVAWTTYLASDDADATAEQIRSCGGTVGVGPLDADDDAGRMAIASDPQGAIFGIWQGRSVAGTTITGELGTPAWNELVTRDTSSVLTFYEHVFGYEAEPVISAGFDYLTLHLKEHPVAGIHGVGNALPRDRGSHWMTYFAVSDTDAAARRVSELGGQVLQPARDSAHGRLATVCDSEGAVFTIAQRN; this is encoded by the coding sequence ATGACGACCGAGGCAGCGACCCGGCGGATGCCCGGCGCGCCCTGCTGGGTGAGCCTTCTGGCCCACAGCCTGTCCGCGACGCAGGAATTCTACGGCGCGCTGTTCGGCTGGGAGTTCCGCCCGGGACCGCAGCATTTCGGTCCGTACGCCCGGGCCTTCCTCCACGGCCGGGAAGTCGCCGGGCTCGGCGAACTGGCGCCCGACCGCCATCTCCCGGTCGCCTGGACCACCTACCTGGCGAGCGATGACGCCGACGCGACCGCCGAGCAGATCCGTTCCTGCGGCGGGACGGTGGGCGTCGGGCCCCTGGATGCGGACGACGACGCGGGGCGGATGGCGATCGCCTCCGACCCGCAGGGCGCGATCTTCGGCATCTGGCAGGGCAGATCGGTGGCAGGCACCACGATCACCGGTGAACTGGGCACCCCGGCATGGAACGAGCTGGTCACCCGGGACACGAGCTCCGTCCTGACGTTCTACGAGCATGTCTTCGGCTATGAGGCGGAGCCGGTGATCTCGGCCGGCTTCGACTATCTGACGCTGCATCTCAAAGAGCACCCGGTGGCCGGTATCCACGGTGTGGGCAACGCCCTGCCACGCGACCGGGGTTCCCACTGGATGACGTACTTTGCCGTCTCCGACACGGACGCGGCGGCCCGCCGGGTCAGCGAACTGGGCGGCCAGGTGCTGCAGCCGGCCCGGGACTCCGCGCACGGACGGCTGGCGACGGTCTGCGACAGCGAGGGCGCCGTCTTCACCATCGCCCAGCGGAACTGA
- a CDS encoding thymidine kinase, which yields MPELVFFSGTMDCGKSTLALQIEHNRSSRGLQGMIYSRNDRAGRGKLSSRLGLVTEAVEAAHGMDFYTHVVDRLSAGGRVDYVIADEAQFLVPEQIDQLARIVDDLELDVFAFGITTDFRSKLFPGSQRLVELADRIEVLQVEALCWCGARATHNARTVDGRMVVEGAQVVVGDVVGDVDGGPHTEVGYEVLCRRHHRRRQTSATARAAALSPDVLPVDSAK from the coding sequence ATGCCCGAGCTGGTGTTCTTCTCCGGAACGATGGACTGCGGAAAGTCGACACTCGCTCTGCAGATCGAGCACAACCGCTCCTCCCGCGGTCTGCAAGGCATGATCTACAGCCGTAACGACCGGGCCGGCCGCGGCAAGCTCTCCTCCCGCCTCGGCCTGGTGACCGAGGCCGTCGAGGCGGCGCACGGGATGGACTTCTACACGCATGTCGTCGACCGTCTCTCCGCCGGCGGCCGGGTCGACTACGTCATCGCCGACGAGGCGCAGTTCCTTGTCCCCGAGCAGATCGACCAGCTCGCCCGCATCGTCGACGACCTCGAACTGGACGTCTTCGCCTTCGGCATCACCACCGACTTCCGCAGCAAGCTGTTCCCCGGCTCCCAGCGGCTGGTCGAACTGGCCGACCGCATAGAGGTGCTGCAGGTCGAGGCGCTGTGCTGGTGTGGCGCCCGGGCCACGCACAACGCCCGTACGGTCGACGGCCGGATGGTCGTCGAGGGCGCTCAGGTCGTGGTCGGCGATGTCGTCGGCGACGTGGACGGCGGCCCGCACACCGAGGTCGGCTACGAGGTGCTGTGCCGGCGTCACCACCGTCGCCGCCAGACCTCGGCGACCGCCCGCGCGGCCGCGCTCTCCCCGGACGTACTGCCGGTCGACAGCGCGAAGTAG
- a CDS encoding pitrilysin family protein, translating into MGHTATEQAGSGGLTATEHRLANGLRVVLSEDHLTPVAAVCLWYDVGSRHEVKGRTGLAHLFEHLMFQGSAQVKGNGHFELVQGAGGSLNGTTSFERTNYFETMPAHELELALWLEADRMGSLLTALDDESMENQRDVVKNERRQRYDNVPYGTAFEKLTAMAYPEGHPYHHTPIGSMADLDAASLEDARAFFRTYYAPNNVVLSIVGDIDPEQTLAWVEKYFGSIPAHDGKQAPRDGTLPDVIGGELREVVEEDVPARALMAAYRLPHDGTREADAADLALTVLGGGESSRLYNRLVRRDRSAVAAGFGLLRLAGAPSLGWLDVKTSGGVEVPGIERAVDEELARFAAEGPTPEEMERAQAQLEREWLDRLATVSGRADELCRFAVLFGDPQLALTAVQRVLDITPEEVQAVAKARLRPDNRAVLVYEPTEPTDAADTEEGEADQ; encoded by the coding sequence ATGGGTCACACGGCCACAGAACAAGCCGGCTCCGGCGGCCTGACAGCAACCGAGCACCGGCTGGCCAACGGCCTGCGCGTGGTGCTCTCCGAAGACCACCTGACGCCGGTCGCAGCGGTCTGCCTGTGGTACGACGTCGGCTCCCGCCACGAGGTCAAGGGCCGTACGGGCCTGGCTCACCTCTTCGAGCACCTGATGTTCCAGGGCTCCGCGCAGGTGAAGGGCAACGGCCACTTCGAGCTGGTGCAGGGCGCCGGCGGTTCGCTCAACGGCACCACGAGCTTTGAGCGCACCAACTACTTCGAGACCATGCCCGCCCACGAGCTGGAGCTCGCGCTCTGGCTGGAGGCCGACCGGATGGGCTCGCTGCTGACCGCGCTCGACGACGAGTCCATGGAGAACCAGCGCGACGTCGTCAAGAACGAGCGCCGCCAGCGCTACGACAACGTCCCCTACGGCACGGCCTTCGAGAAGCTGACGGCCATGGCGTACCCCGAGGGCCACCCGTACCACCACACCCCCATCGGGTCGATGGCCGATCTGGACGCGGCCTCCCTGGAGGACGCGCGGGCGTTCTTCCGGACGTACTACGCGCCCAACAACGTCGTCCTGTCGATCGTGGGCGACATCGACCCCGAGCAGACGCTGGCCTGGGTCGAGAAGTACTTCGGCTCGATCCCCGCGCACGACGGCAAGCAGGCGCCGCGGGACGGCACGCTTCCCGACGTCATCGGCGGCGAGCTGCGCGAGGTCGTCGAGGAGGACGTGCCCGCCCGGGCCCTGATGGCGGCCTACCGCCTGCCGCACGACGGCACCCGTGAGGCGGACGCCGCCGACCTCGCGCTGACCGTCCTGGGCGGCGGCGAGTCCTCCCGCCTGTACAACCGGCTGGTGCGCCGCGACCGCAGCGCCGTGGCGGCCGGCTTCGGCCTGCTGCGGCTGGCCGGCGCACCCTCGCTGGGCTGGCTGGACGTGAAGACGTCCGGCGGCGTGGAGGTCCCCGGCATCGAGCGCGCGGTCGACGAGGAGCTGGCCCGCTTCGCCGCTGAGGGACCGACCCCGGAGGAGATGGAGCGGGCACAGGCCCAGCTGGAGCGCGAATGGCTGGACCGGCTGGCCACGGTCAGCGGCCGCGCCGACGAACTGTGCCGCTTCGCTGTCCTGTTCGGCGACCCGCAGCTGGCGCTGACCGCCGTGCAGCGCGTTCTGGACATCACTCCCGAGGAGGTGCAGGCGGTCGCCAAGGCCCGGCTGCGCCCCGACAACCGCGCGGTGCTCGTCTACGAGCCCACCGAGCCGACCGACGCCGCCGACACCGAGGAAGGGGAGGCGGACCAGTGA
- a CDS encoding DUF5998 family protein — MAKTGTTTQGLRAAIERSGYYPTLVAEAVQAAVGGEPVTSYLVHQETTFDANEVRRHVTVLVLTGTRFIVSHTDEQAADATSPSPYATTSTESVKLSRISSVVLSRVVANPESYTPGRLPREVVLTIGWGAVARLDLEPAACGDPNCEADHGYTGSSTADDLSLRVSEAGDGPDSVRETLTFAQALSEATAATPAPR, encoded by the coding sequence ATGGCTAAGACCGGTACGACGACCCAGGGGCTGCGCGCGGCGATCGAGCGCAGCGGCTATTACCCGACGCTCGTGGCCGAGGCGGTGCAGGCCGCGGTCGGCGGCGAGCCCGTGACGTCGTACCTCGTCCACCAGGAGACGACCTTCGACGCCAACGAGGTCCGCCGCCATGTCACGGTCCTGGTCCTGACCGGCACCCGCTTCATCGTCAGCCACACCGACGAGCAGGCCGCCGACGCCACCTCCCCGTCGCCGTACGCCACCACCTCCACCGAATCCGTCAAGCTGAGCCGGATCTCCTCCGTGGTGCTCAGCCGGGTGGTCGCCAACCCCGAGTCGTACACGCCGGGCCGGCTGCCCCGCGAGGTCGTGCTCACCATCGGCTGGGGCGCGGTCGCCCGCCTGGACCTGGAGCCCGCTGCCTGCGGCGACCCCAACTGCGAGGCGGACCACGGCTACACGGGCTCCTCCACCGCCGACGACCTCTCGCTGCGGGTCAGCGAGGCCGGTGACGGACCGGACTCGGTGCGCGAGACGCTCACCTTCGCCCAGGCGCTCTCCGAGGCCACCGCGGCCACCCCGGCCCCCCGCTGA